CATGGGGTCGATCCTCGGCTCGATCGTCACCGGCCTGGGGCTGGGCGTGATCGAGGGGCTGACCAAGGTGTTCTATCCGCAGGCCTCGTCCACCGTGGTGTTCGTGATCATGGCGCTGGTGCTGCTGGTGCGTCCGGCCGGCCTGTTCGGTAAAGAGAAATAAGAGACAAGCGACGCGGCCAACATGAACCACTCGTCTTCCTTCAAGTTCATCCTGTACGGCCTGCTGCTGGCCGCGCTGATCGCGGCGCCGCTGGCGGGGGCGTATCCGGTGTTCGTCGCCAAGGTGCTGTGCTTCGTGCTGTTCGCCTCGGCCTTCAACCTGCTGCTCGGCTATACCGGGCTGCTGTCGTTCGGGCATGCCGCGTTTTTCGGCGGCGCGGGCTACGTGGCCGGCTACCTGATGACGAATCCATCTCTGCACGTCACACCGGAGGTCGGCCTGCTGGCCGGCACGGCGGCAGGCGCGCTGATCGGCCTGGTGGTGGGGCTGCTGGCGATCCGGCGCCAGGGCATCTACTTCGCGATGATCACGCTGGCGCTGGCGCAGATGTTCTATTTCTTCTGCCTGCAGGCGCCGTTCACCGGCGGCGAGGACGGCCTGCAGGGCGTGCCGCGCGGCAAGCTGTTCGGCGTGCTGGACCTGTCTTCCGACCTGACGCTGTATTACTTCGTGCTGGTGGTGGTGGCGGCGGCGTTCCTGTTGATCGTGCGGACCATCCATTCGCCGTTCGGCCAGATCCTCAAGGCCATCAAGGAAAACGAGCCGCGCGCCATCTCGCTGGGGTACGATACCGACCGCTTCAAGCTGCTGGCCTTCGTGCTGTCGGCGGCGCTGTCGGGGCTGGCCGGCGCGCTCAAGACGGTGGTGCTGGGCTTCGAGACGCTGACCGACGTGCACTGGGCGATGTCGGGCTCGGTGATTCTGATGACGCTGGTGGGCGGGCTGGGTATCCTGTCCGGCCCGATCCTGGGCGCGGCGCTGGTGATCGCGCTGGAGAACAAGCTGGGCGACATCGGTACCTTCCTGTCCGGCGTGACCGGCGTGGACGGCTTCAACGTGCTGGGCGAATCGGTGACGACGGTTACCGGCGCGATCTTCGTGATCTGCGTGCTGACGTTCCGCCGCGGCATCATGGGCGAGATCGCCGCCAGGGTGCCCTGGCTGAGGCGCTGAGGTCACACCCGGGCCGGGATGACCGGCTCGCCTGGATGGGCGAACTTGGTGCGCGATGCACTGTAAGGGTTTGCTCTAGTTGCTGCATAGCGGTGCATCTTTTACAGTCTCGTTACGGTTTTCGCACGAGATAACGAGGCGGGAGCGAGGAGACGACGGCACACACCGCTAGGTGGAGATGCCCAAATAAAACAGAGGCCCTGCCGGGCGATCCCCGGCAGGGCTTTTCGTTTTGGTGGTACGGATGGCGTCTGTCAGGCACTCGCCGCCAGCAGCGCCCGGCCCCGGGCGCTGACCGTGACCAGGTGCGTATCGGGCGCGCAGTCCACCAGCCCGTCGATGCACGCATCCTCCCAGATCGACAGGCGCGGACACGATGTCCGCCAGGTTTCCAGCACCTCGGTGTAGGGCCGCGGCCGTTCGGCCAGCGATTGCAGCAGCTGCAGGGTCAGGGCGCGGGCGGGGTCGGCCATGGCGGGGCTCCTCGGGGATGCTTCCCATTCTGGTCGGCGCCGATCGACAAGAGAAATGCATTCGGCGTCGACATCCATGCAACGGCTGCATGACAATGGCGCCTTCGTCCGAGTCCGCTCATGCCGCCATCCACCCGCCTTGCCTGTCCGGAAGACCGCGCCCGCCTGCTGTCGGCGCTGGCCGACGCCTGTGCCGCCGCGCCGCTCCAGCTGGCGCATGCCGTCGATGTGCTGCTCGGCCATCCGAGCCAGCACCCGTGCCTGCTGGTCGAAGACGGGGCGTCGCTGCTGGGGGCCGCGCCGGTTTCGCTGGTGCCGCACCCGGTGCTGGGCGGGCTGGTGGCGTGGCTGCCGGCCGGCGTGCGGGTGTTCGGCGGCGGGTCGCGCACGCGCGATGCCGCGCTCGCCGCGGTGGGCGAGTACGCCCGCGCACATGGCATACTCCACGTCCTGCTGCCACCCGCCGCACTGTCCGCCGCCGATGCCGCCGCGCTCGGCTTTGTCCAGGAAGCAACCGGGTGCTGGCTGCGGGCCGAGCGCCCCGCGCCCAAGTCGCTGGGCTAGCCGTCTCCGCCACCCTGTCCTCCTGTCCGTTCCCTGTTGGTTTCCCGATGGAATTCGTGTTGCTTGCCGCGGCCGCCTTTCTGGCCGGCCTGATCGATGCCGTGGCCGGTGGCGGCGGCCTGGTGCAGATCCCCGCGCTGTTCTCCGCGTACCCGAACCTCGCGCCGGCTACGCTGATCGGCACCAACAAGCTCGCCTCGATGTCCGGCACCGCCACGGCGGCGGTGCGCTATGGCCGCACCGTGCGCATCTACTGGGGCGCGACGGCCCCCGCCATGGTGACGGCCTTCCTGTGTTCGCTGCTGGGTGCCTGGGCGCTCACGCACATCCCCGCCGAGCCGCTGCGGCGCGCGTTGCCGTTCGTGCTGGCGGTGCTGCTGGCCTACACCGTCGCCAAGAAGGATCTCGGCGCCGAGCACGTCCCCAGCCTGTCGGGCTGGCGCGAGCGGGCGACGGCGCTGCTGGCCGGCGCCGTCCTCGGTTTCTACGACGGGGTGTTCGGCCCGGGGACCGGCAGTTTCCTGATGATCGTGTTCGTCCGGGTGTTCGGCTACGACTTCCTGCACGCTTCGGCGTCCACCAAGATCGTCAACCTGGCGACCAATGTGGCGGCCTTGCTGCTGCTGGCGGCCAAGGGGCATGTGTGGTGGCAACTGGGCCTGGTGATGGCGGTGGCCAACGTGCTGGGCAACCAGGCGGGCAGCTACCTGGCGCTCAAGCACGGCAGCCGGTTCGTGCGCAAGGTTTTTATCGTCGTGGTGTTGGCGCTGATCTTGAAGACCGCTTACGACGCGTTTATCCGCTGAGCGTTCGGCGGTGTTCTGCTGAGCGCCGGGCTGCGCACTCGCCTGGTCATGGCTTGGCCGCGCTTGCCGGCTAAGCTGAGGGCTCGGAGGTGAGCATGGCCCTGAGCCTCGACGACATCCACACACTATTCGACCGCCACGGCGATATCGCCCACAGCGGCGGGCCCGTCACGCAGTGCGAGCACGTGTTGAAGCAGCTGCACTGGCCGAAGCGGCCGGCGTCCGATACGCTCATCATCGCCGCGCTGCGGCGCGATCTCGGCCACCTGCTGAAACCGCAGGGCGACGCCGCCACCGTGCGCGGCATCGACGACCAGCACTACCACGAATGCCTGTCAGCGGATTCGGTACGTAGCCTCGCGCTGCAGGGCGGGCGTTGTCCGCCGACGCGGCCGACACCTTTCTGCACCACCCTTACGCCGCCGATGCGCCGCTGGGACGATCTCACCAAGATAGCCGGCTGCCCGACGCCGGACCTGCCCCGCTGCCTGGCCCTGGAGTCACACCTGTCAAAGGCAGCGTAGCCCGCGCAGCGTGGCGCGCACCGCGTCGTCCCACGGCGTGTGCGGCTCGGCGCCCAGCGTGCGGACCAGCTTCGCGTTGTCCATGCGGATCGGCTGCCGCCACAGGTAGCGCATCTCGCGCAGTTCGCGCATGAGCACCGAGAACGGCGCCATCAGCGGCAGCGCCCACCACGGAAAGCGGCGCGTGTGGATCGGCCGGCCGACCGCGCGACGGATCGCTCCGGCCATCTGCGTGCCGTCCGCATCCCAGTGGTCGCGCATGTGATAGACGGCGAAGGCGGGCAGTCGGTCGTCCTGTTCGAGCAGGCGCAGCATGGTTTCGGCCACGTCGGGAATGTAGGCCCACTGGTGGCCGATGCCGCGCGCGCCCGGGTAGGTGACGGCACGCACCGGCTGTCCCGGCCGCACCAGGCCGCCGGCAAACCAGTTGCTGCGGGCATCGGGCCCGAAGAAGTCGCCAGCGCGCACGATCAGGCTGCGCACGCCGTCGTCGGCTGCCGCCCGCAGCCGGCGTTCCAGCTCTGCGCGCAGCTTCCCCTTGCGCGTGAGCGGCTGCTGCGCCGAGGTCTCGCACAGCACCGGAAACGCATCCGGCCCGAAGTTGTACACCGTGCCGGGCAGTACCACGCGTGCGCCGCAGGCACGGGCGGCGGCGATGGTGTGATCGATCATCGGCAGCACCAGCTTGGCCCAGTCGCGGTAGCCCGGCGGATTGACGGCATGAACGATGACGGCAGCGTCCCGCGCCGCGGCAATCACATCGTCGCGGACCATCGCATCCCCGCACACCCATTCGAACGCGGGGTCGCGGTGGGCGAGCCCATCCGGGTCGCGGTGCAGGGCGCGCACCCGCCATCCGTGTGCCGTCAGTCGCCGCGCCATCTCCCCGCCGATGCCACCCGTGGCGCCCAGCACCAGGGCGATCCGTGTTGCTTGTTCCATGGCAGCTCTCCAGTCAATGCGCGTTGCGATGGAGGCATTTTGGACGGGCATATCATTCAATGGAATTGTTGATGATGATCGATCAGCTATACGATTTTGTATGACGAACCCTGAACCGGGCTGGGAGCTGTATCGAACGTTTCTCGCCGTCGTGCGGGAAGGTTCGCTGTCGGGCGCGGCGCGCGCGCTGGGGCTGACCCAGCCCACCGCCGGCCGTCATGTCGATGCGCTGGAGCGTGCGCTCGGCTTTGCGCTGTTCATCCGCACCCAGCAGGGCCTGAGCCCGACCGAGGCGGCGCTGGTGCTGCAGCCCTATGCGGAATCGCTGGAATCGACCAGCGCGGCGCTGCTGCGCGCCGCTTCCAGCCAGGGCCAAGGCGTGCGCGGCACGGTGCGCATCACTGCCAGCGAAGTGGTGACGGGAGAAGTGCTGCCTGCCATCCTTGCCGATCTGCACGCCGCCTATCCCGGCCTCACGCTCGAACTGGTGCCCAGCAACCGCCTCGAAGACCTGCTGCGCCGCGATGCCGATATCGCCGTGCGGATGCAGCGCCCCAGCCAGGGCGTGCTGATCGCGCGGCACATCGGCGGCATCGAACTGGGGGTGCACGCGCATCGCCGCTACCTCGAGCGTCGCGGCACGCCGGCCACGCTCGACGACCTGGCCGGCCACGCGCTGATCGGCTACGACCGGGAGACCGCCTTCATCCGCGGCATGAAAGGGCAGGTCCCGTGGATGCGCCGCGATCGCTTCGCGCTGCGCACCGATAGCGACCTGGCCGGGCTGGCTGCATTGCGCGCGGGCTTCGGCATCGGCATCTGCCAGGTGGGGCTGGTGCGGCGCGATCCCGACCTGGTCCGGCTGTTCGCCGACGAGGTGGCGCCCGTGCTCGACACCTGGCTCGCCATGCACGAAGACCTGCGCGACAGTCCGTGCTGCCGCGTGGTCTTCGACGCGCTGGCGGCGGGGCTGGTCCGCTACGTCAGCGGCGACTGAGCGGCCGGCTCACCCGCGCTGCCGAAGCGGATTGAGCAGGCCCTTCAGGCCGTTGTGGTCCAGCTCCTGCATCAGCGCCAGCAGCCGCCCGATCTGCCCCGGCGGAAAACCCTCGCGCGCGAACCAGTTCAGGTAATGGCCCGGCAGATCGGCGATCAGGCGGCCCTTGTATTTGCCGAAGGGCATGGGGGTGGTGACGAGGCGTTCGAGGTCTTCGGGGGTCATGGCAAAGCGAGGCAGCCAAGCTGAAGGCGAATGGATTCGCCGACGCGAAGTTTGCATTGCGCGCGATAGTGGAGCGGGGCGTGTGCCGCCAGATTATCCAGGGTCGTACTGTGCAGCGATACGCGAGCGGCGCCATCGCGATGCAGCACGTGCCATATCACGGACAACGTGAGCGACGTTTCTTCGGGCAGTGTTTGCCCCGCCATGACTGTGCTATCTGGTGCGATCCATTCAAAAGCATATTGGCCACGCAAGAGAGGGCGTTTTTTCAGCGCTGCAATGATCTCGGACAACGGCGGTTGCTGCTCCGGATCGATTGGTGCGATCGATTCGTGCGTCGCGAGTTCGTCGATGGTTTTGCCGCGAGCACTGGTGCTTCCCTGATCCTGCCACGACACAGCAATCGCCTGGCCGGGTTGTAGCGGCATTTGGTCTATCCATGTGAGATACGTGCTGTTGCCGTCATCCGGGTAGTGGCCGCCGCTCAAGTTCAGCGTCGCGAATGCCTCATCGATTCTGGAGCCGTGAATGTTGATACTGAGCAGGTCGTAGCCGTCATCGGTGGAGACTGTCATCAACGTATTGCCGTCCACCGAAACCGAGAGCGCAGGCATCGCGAGACAAGAGAAAGAGGAGGCCGCCAGCTTAGCCGAGAACCGTCGTCAGCTTGGTGAAGACGTGGTCGACACGATCGTTTTTTCGTTGCGCTAGGGCCTGTCATCGAATTCCCGCGATGAGCGTTAGAAGTGTATGACTCGCAGATACGCCCTGACAGACGCGCAATGGGAGCGCATACAAGAATTGCTGCCTGGTAGGCGCGGCCATGTGGGAGCGCCAGCGAAGGACAATCGATTGTTTGTGGATGCCGTGCTCTATCGCTACCGTGCTGGCATTGCCTGGCGCGATCTCCCCGAACGCTTTGGTGACTTTCGGGTAGTGCATTTACGCCATATGCGCTGGAGTCGGCGCGGAGTGTGGCAGCGGGTCTTCGAAGCGCTGGCTCAACACGCAGATAACGAATACGCCATGATTGACGCTACGCTCGTGCGAGCCCATCAGCACAGCGCTGGAGGAAAAGGGGGGCCGCTTCACAAGCCATCGGGCGCAGCCGAGGAGGCCTGAGCACCAAGATCCACGCAACCGTGGATGCGCTGGGCAATCCCACCGGCTTGTATCTGACGCCTGGGCAAGCCTCGGATCTGGAGGGTGCCGACGTCTTGCTCAAGGACACCGAAGCGCAGACGGTCATCGCAGACAAGGGCTACGACGCACAACAGCGCGTCGTTGAGCCGTTACTGCAGGCCGGCAAGGCGGTCGTCATCCCCAGCATTCGAACTCGCAAGGTGCAGCGCGAATACGATGCGCACCTGTACAAAGCTCGCCACCTCGTCGAGAACTTCTTCGCCAAGCTCAAGCAATACCGGGCCATTGCCACTCGCTACGATAAGACTGCCGCCGCTTTCCTCGGCGCCATCCATCTGGCCTCCGCTGTGATCTGGACTATTTGATGACAGACCCTAGGCCTGTCCCCTCGCGGGCATCTGCTGCAACAGATGGTCCACAAAACCCGTCAGCTTCGGCAGCGGCCTCCGATCCTGCCGATACACCAGATGGATCGGGCGCGGCTCGGGCGCATACGGCTGCAGCACGCGCACCAGCCGGCCGCTCGCCAGATCCTCGGCGACCAGCACCTCCGGCTGCAGCAACAGCCCTGCACCGGCGATCGCGGCCATCCGCAGGCCATAGCCGTCGTTGCAGCTGAACGCGGGATCGTCGCGCCAGGATGTCGGGCCATCCCAGCCGGACAGCTGCCACGCATTGCGGCGGTTCCACACCATGTGCGACAGGCAGCGATGGGCGGGCAGGTCGGCCGGCGTTTCGGGCTGTCCGTGGCGCGCGAGATAGTCGGGGGAGGCGCAGATGGCCATCCGGTACGCGCACAACGGTTTGGCCACCAGATCGGCATCGCCCAGCGGGCCGATGCGCACAGCAAGGTCGAAACCTTCGTCCGCCAGGTCCACCATGCGGTTGCTCAGGTCCAGTTCCACGCGCACCTGCGGATGGGCCTGCTGGAAAGTCGCCGCCAGCGGTGCGATCACGCAGGCGCCGAAGGTGGTGGGCGCGCTGACCCGCAGGGTGCCGGACGGTTGCGCGCGCAACCGCTCGACCGAGGTCTCGGCCCAGCGTACCTGTTCCAGCACGCGCTTGGCATCTTCGTAGAACACGCGGCCGGCATCCGTCAGGCTCTGGCGGCGCGTGCTGCGCTGGAGCAGCCGTGCGCCCAGCCGCGTTTCCAGTTCGCGCACGTACTTGCCGACCATCACCGCCGACATCTCCAGTTGGACCGCAGCTTCGGTGAAGTTGCCCGTGTCCACGACGGCGACGAAGGTCTCCATACCGCGCAGCTTATCCATATTCCGAATCATCAATTAGGAATGGGCGAAGTTAGCACGGCTTTATTGCTGTGCGGGTTCGTCCGACAATGGCAGTCATTCCAAACCGATTCGCAAAGGAGCACAGCATGAAGATCGTCGTGATCGGCGCCAGTGGCACCCTGGGCCGCGCCGTGGTGGCGGAACTGCAGCAGGGCGGGGCGCACGAAATCATCCGTGTCGGCCGCACCCGGGGCGATCACCAGGTCGACATCACTCACGCCGACAGCGTGGCTGCGCTGTTCGACAAGCTCGGCTGCGTGGATGCCATCGTCTCCACGGCCGGCAACCTGTTCTTCGGTCCGCTCACGCAGATGCGCGCAGTGGATTTCAACCTCGGCTTGCAGGACAAGCTGCTCGGGCAAGTGCGGCTGGCGCTGGTCGGCCAGCACCATCTGAACGACGGCGGCTCGATCACGCTGACCACCGGCATCGTCGGCCAGGAGCCGATCGCGCAGGGCGCCAACGCCACGGCGGTGAACGCCGGCGTCGAAGGCTTCGTGCGGGCGGCCGCCTGCGAGTTGCCGCGCGGCATCCGCATCAACGCCGTCAGCCCGACCGTGCTGACCGAATCGATGGCGATGTACGGAGCGTTCTTTCCCGGCTTCGAAAGCGTGCCGGCGGCGCGCGCGGCGATGGCGTATCGGCGCAGTGTGGAAGGCGTGCAGAGCGGGCGGGTGTACCGGGTCGGTTGATCGACGGCGCGGACGACCGACCGGTCGATGCTGTCTGGTGAGATCGGTCTGCCGTAGCGGGTCGCAACAAGGGGGCGTGAGTGCGGTGGCCTTTGCGGATTCGGTCACCCGCGCCTGCAACCGGTGCAGCTCAGCGGAGGTCATTGCAAAGCCTTCGTTTGTGCGGCGCTCCGTTGGGTATTTCCCCCTTGCCCGCCCAGGGTGACTCCTCATAGACTCCTCGGACTCCCGACCCCCCTTCGGTCGGTCAATCCAAAGCGGCGCGGTTTCGCCCGCACTCTGCAGGAGATGGCATGAAGGTTTCGCGCGCAACCCGCATCGCTCTGGCCGCGACGGCATTGCTGGCGAGCACGGCATTCGCCCAGGTGAAGGTCGGCATCACGGTGTCGGCCACCGGCCCGGCGGCGTCGCTGGGGATTCCCGAAAAGAACACGGTATCGCTGCTGCCCAAGGAGGTCGCGGGCAAGAAGATCGAATACATCGTGCTGGATGACGCCTCCGACACCACCACCGCAGTCAAGAACACGCGCAAGCTGATCACCGAAGACAAGGTCGATCTCGTGATCGGCTCCACCATTACGCCGACCTCGCTGGCCATGGTGGACGTGGTGGCCGAAAACGAGACGCCGATGATCTCGATGGCCGCCTCCGCGCGCATCGTTGAGCCGGTGGATGCCAAGCGCGCCTGGGTCTTCAAGACCCCGCAGAACGATTCGCACATGGCCACCGCCATTGCCGAGCATATGGCCAACCACGGCGTGAAGACCGTCGCCCTGATCGGTTTTGCCGATGCCTATGGCGAGTCGTGGTCGCAAGAGTTCGACAAGGTCGCCACGCTGCGCAAGCTGAAGATCGTCGCCAACGAGCGCTTCGCGCGCCCCGATACCTCGGTGACGGGGCAGGTGCTGAAGATCCTGGCCGCCAAACCGGACGCGGTGCTGATCGCGGGGGCCGGCACGCCCGCCGCGCTGCCCGAGCGCACGCTCAAGGAGCGTGGCTACAAGGGCATGCTGTACCAGACCCATGGCGTGGCCAATGCAGACTTCCTGCGCGTGTGCGCGAAGGATTGCGAAGGCACCTTCCTGCCCGCCGGCCCGATCCTCGTCGCCGAGCAGTTGCCCGACAGCAACCCGGTCAAGAAGCCGGCGATGGCCTACAAGACCGCATACGAGAAGGCGTTCGGCGGCCAGGTCTCGACATTCGGCGGCCACATGTGGGATGCCGGCCTGCTGCTGGCAAACGCGCTGCCCGCGGCACTCAAGAAAGGGCAGCCCGGCACACCGGCGTTCCGCAAGGGCCTG
The sequence above is drawn from the Ralstonia solanacearum K60 genome and encodes:
- a CDS encoding branched-chain amino acid ABC transporter permease, giving the protein MNHSSSFKFILYGLLLAALIAAPLAGAYPVFVAKVLCFVLFASAFNLLLGYTGLLSFGHAAFFGGAGYVAGYLMTNPSLHVTPEVGLLAGTAAGALIGLVVGLLAIRRQGIYFAMITLALAQMFYFFCLQAPFTGGEDGLQGVPRGKLFGVLDLSSDLTLYYFVLVVVAAAFLLIVRTIHSPFGQILKAIKENEPRAISLGYDTDRFKLLAFVLSAALSGLAGALKTVVLGFETLTDVHWAMSGSVILMTLVGGLGILSGPILGAALVIALENKLGDIGTFLSGVTGVDGFNVLGESVTTVTGAIFVICVLTFRRGIMGEIAARVPWLRR
- a CDS encoding sulfite exporter TauE/SafE family protein, coding for MEFVLLAAAAFLAGLIDAVAGGGGLVQIPALFSAYPNLAPATLIGTNKLASMSGTATAAVRYGRTVRIYWGATAPAMVTAFLCSLLGAWALTHIPAEPLRRALPFVLAVLLAYTVAKKDLGAEHVPSLSGWRERATALLAGAVLGFYDGVFGPGTGSFLMIVFVRVFGYDFLHASASTKIVNLATNVAALLLLAAKGHVWWQLGLVMAVANVLGNQAGSYLALKHGSRFVRKVFIVVVLALILKTAYDAFIR
- a CDS encoding SDR family oxidoreductase, yielding MEQATRIALVLGATGGIGGEMARRLTAHGWRVRALHRDPDGLAHRDPAFEWVCGDAMVRDDVIAAARDAAVIVHAVNPPGYRDWAKLVLPMIDHTIAAARACGARVVLPGTVYNFGPDAFPVLCETSAQQPLTRKGKLRAELERRLRAAADDGVRSLIVRAGDFFGPDARSNWFAGGLVRPGQPVRAVTYPGARGIGHQWAYIPDVAETMLRLLEQDDRLPAFAVYHMRDHWDADGTQMAGAIRRAVGRPIHTRRFPWWALPLMAPFSVLMRELREMRYLWRQPIRMDNAKLVRTLGAEPHTPWDDAVRATLRGLRCL
- a CDS encoding LysR family transcriptional regulator, with amino-acid sequence MTNPEPGWELYRTFLAVVREGSLSGAARALGLTQPTAGRHVDALERALGFALFIRTQQGLSPTEAALVLQPYAESLESTSAALLRAASSQGQGVRGTVRITASEVVTGEVLPAILADLHAAYPGLTLELVPSNRLEDLLRRDADIAVRMQRPSQGVLIARHIGGIELGVHAHRRYLERRGTPATLDDLAGHALIGYDRETAFIRGMKGQVPWMRRDRFALRTDSDLAGLAALRAGFGIGICQVGLVRRDPDLVRLFADEVAPVLDTWLAMHEDLRDSPCCRVVFDALAAGLVRYVSGD
- a CDS encoding DUF3820 family protein, with amino-acid sequence MTPEDLERLVTTPMPFGKYKGRLIADLPGHYLNWFAREGFPPGQIGRLLALMQELDHNGLKGLLNPLRQRG
- the crgA gene encoding LysR substrate-binding domain-containing protein — translated: MDKLRGMETFVAVVDTGNFTEAAVQLEMSAVMVGKYVRELETRLGARLLQRSTRRQSLTDAGRVFYEDAKRVLEQVRWAETSVERLRAQPSGTLRVSAPTTFGACVIAPLAATFQQAHPQVRVELDLSNRMVDLADEGFDLAVRIGPLGDADLVAKPLCAYRMAICASPDYLARHGQPETPADLPAHRCLSHMVWNRRNAWQLSGWDGPTSWRDDPAFSCNDGYGLRMAAIAGAGLLLQPEVLVAEDLASGRLVRVLQPYAPEPRPIHLVYRQDRRPLPKLTGFVDHLLQQMPARGQA
- a CDS encoding short chain dehydrogenase, producing the protein MKIVVIGASGTLGRAVVAELQQGGAHEIIRVGRTRGDHQVDITHADSVAALFDKLGCVDAIVSTAGNLFFGPLTQMRAVDFNLGLQDKLLGQVRLALVGQHHLNDGGSITLTTGIVGQEPIAQGANATAVNAGVEGFVRAAACELPRGIRINAVSPTVLTESMAMYGAFFPGFESVPAARAAMAYRRSVEGVQSGRVYRVG
- a CDS encoding ABC transporter substrate-binding protein, translating into MKVSRATRIALAATALLASTAFAQVKVGITVSATGPAASLGIPEKNTVSLLPKEVAGKKIEYIVLDDASDTTTAVKNTRKLITEDKVDLVIGSTITPTSLAMVDVVAENETPMISMAASARIVEPVDAKRAWVFKTPQNDSHMATAIAEHMANHGVKTVALIGFADAYGESWSQEFDKVATLRKLKIVANERFARPDTSVTGQVLKILAAKPDAVLIAGAGTPAALPERTLKERGYKGMLYQTHGVANADFLRVCAKDCEGTFLPAGPILVAEQLPDSNPVKKPAMAYKTAYEKAFGGQVSTFGGHMWDAGLLLANALPAALKKGQPGTPAFRKGLRDALEATTNLAVSHGVMNMNAKDHLGLDQRSRVMVEIKDGKWVLQN